The following are encoded together in the Lactuca sativa cultivar Salinas chromosome 1, Lsat_Salinas_v11, whole genome shotgun sequence genome:
- the LOC111881888 gene encoding protein LNK3 isoform X1 has product MEWYFGNEVEDLVVPKDYEQQEMISSDENWSQWGMNAFGGSSFPKKNINMTREELTFNGGKNFYTSIDMADSDNERQKSNTSSMSQGLYNNGGSLLWNDQADFQQFEEEEARINHMDDIFFSSLLEEDPTKDSTEEHENMILDNNVNMFEDNMVNSHVGNHGQSIGSSKYLKTHAFSPSTDWGNREVSTTCQMPKQYTTDENLTEESVLKDLERVTSQFNDKTRICFRDAFYRLAESSKQSLNSCQDGELMLTSNDDTLRVVEPEASESKTNVIDRAVANLMFNKFDFEETDDQQHIDLCCQNQTDYDDDAEVPIQGGPDPSSTAY; this is encoded by the exons ATGGAGTGGTATTTTGGTAACGAAGTCGAAGATCTTGTTGTTCCAAAAGACTATGAACAACAAGAGATGATATCATCTGATGAAAATTGGTCACAATGGGGAATGAACGCTTTTGGAGGTTCATCTTTTCCCAAAAAGAACATAAACATGACACGTGAAGAACTCACCTTCAATGGCGGAAAAAACTTTTACACTTCAATTGACATGGCGGATTCAGATAACGAAAGACAGAAATCCAACACTTCAAGCATGAGCCAAGGACTCTACAACAATGGTGGTTCGCTTTTGTGGAATGATCAAGCAGATTTTCAACAATTTGAAGAGGAAGAAGCCAGAATCAATCACATGGATGACATTTTCTT TAGTTCACTACTTGAAGAAGATCCGACTAAAGATTCAACCGAAGAACATGAAAACATGATTCTTGACAACAATGTTAACATGTTTGAGGACAATATGGTAAATTCACACGTTGGAAACCATGGGCAAAGCATTGGAAGCTCGAAATATCTCAAAACACATGCTTTCTCTCCATCAACCGATTGGGGTAATAGAGAAGTGTCAACTACCTGTCAAATGCCAAAG cAGTATACAACTGATGAGAACTTAACGGAAGAATCAGTATTGAAAGATCTCGAAAGGGTGACTTCACAG TTCAATGATAAAACTCGAATTTGCTTTCGAGATGCTTTCTATCGCTTAGCAGAAAGCTCTAAACAATCACTTAACTCGTGCCAAGATGGAGAACTCATGCTGACTTCTAATGACGACACATTGAG GGTCGTAGAACCAGAAGCTTCCGAATCAAAAACAAACGTCATCGATAGAGCTGTAGCCAATCTCATGTTCAATAAATTCGATTTTGAAGAAACCGATGATCAACAACACATAGACTTATGTTGTCAAAATCAAACGGATTATGATGATGATGCGGAAGTTCCAATTCAGGGTGGGCCCGACCCATCATCAACcgcttactaa
- the LOC111881898 gene encoding uncharacterized protein LOC111881898 isoform X2 → MQSLLGFHPPHFSEEAAWLPGWLQSSSIREASNQAFQCSSGQRLEDIGCLQQNINTRENENLSDNGVCKSFHLFLSGEDNSTMNFPSCSSNHEIRLHLHLSSNEESQNLSNPTPSKSQPQPLPLPDSKVTPEENTQNPIPQKGNPGFSSHEPLKGQNGKTPKSHKVDITDAVELAVAASEALIIHEVLKDEPNSQLSTPSSVLEAAIRVKKARLEELNDDFEENNDNEYEVDFLSDLDELTMAEAYEDVGLTVNSYGYESISHVKDSYGTLEAEFGSISTKQEILSKKEIVLESIEGDTHKEHDDYATLGTTENANDLGCDFDPMFSCSVEQPVISTKEVDGPLTLCQTILKSSFGSRAFGCIENEDKMTNLIPDRFQSRWFGGWKCKNEDAVTDNKIPEPFALNESSSLSESADIAPDMNSAIQKQDNTVSQSTIPPKDIDTHHKTTNNSNFLSDTAPDMPLSVSPMEDLLCSVVPCSFSSDNTPPHVNLNNPKSVSPQNTNYTLHQVNPKSASPVNTDNTLHQNNPKSVSPQNTDNTLCENISSPTIRRHVSSLKTYSILPHPPYDPYSVNKQPTQDDVEKKTKLPSATINKENPELLPTEVFRKVKSNIKSCVVPMRKRVRFSEPEIIHTKKTRVTFTCNKTRLFQDFNFLITGFSIKKHKEIKSLIQKNGGIVLDDIPSPPSSTSRRQKKISKYRLPVILSPKRLLTTKFLYGCAVNACILKVKWLFDSVNEGSILPHKKYMVLKEHVINCSMIIGIRMPNRRLIFQDIAIMLHGKHDFCMKMEKVVRHGGGLVFKSFHWLVKRLESNRVLIGAIVVEGEIGISRQLKQCAVEQKIPVVPFDWIVKSLYAGRVVPSLQEFKNPYRVPLEMSEEI, encoded by the exons ATGCAGAGcttactagggtttcatcctcctcACTTCTCCGAG GAAGCAGCATGGCTTCCGGGTTGGCTTCAGTCTTCTTCGATAAGGGAGGCGAGCAATCAAGCATTTCAATGTTCTTCAGGGCAAAGGCTCGAG GACATTGGATGCCTTCAGCAGAACATCAATACTAGAGAAAATGAGAATCTGTCTGATAATGGTGTGTGTAAGAGTTTCCATTTATTTTTATCTGGAGAAGACAACTCAACCATGAATTTTCCTTCATGTTCTAGCAAT CATGAAATTCGATTACATCTTCATCTATCATCAAATGAAGAATCTCAAAATTTATCAAATCCAACTCCAAGTAAATCTCAACCACAACCTCTTCCACTTCCAGATTCCAAAGTTACCCCTGAGGAGAACACCCAAAATCCAATCCCACAGAAGGGCAATCCAGGATTTTCCAGTCATGAACCTTTAAAGGGGCAAAATGggaaaacccccaaatctcataaagTTGATATCACAGATGCAGTGGAACTAGCTGTTGCAGCATCAGAAGCATTAATAATCCATGAGGTATTAAAAGATGAACCAAATTCACAGCTTTCAACCCCTTCATCTGTTCTTGAAGCTGCAATAAGGGTAAAAAAGGCACGATTGGAGGAACTTAATGATGATTTTGAGGAAAACAATGACAATGAGTATGAGGTTGACTTTCTTTCGGATTTGGATGAGTTGACCATGGCAGAAGCATATGAAGATGTGGGATTAACAGTGAATAGTTATGGTTATGAATCCATATCTCATGTTAAAGATAGTTATGGAACCCTAGAAGCTGAATTTGGTTCTATTTCCACAAAACAAGAGATATTATCAAAAAAAGAAATTGTTTTGGAATCTATTGAAGGTGATACACATAAAGAACATGATGATTATGCAACATTAGGGACTACAGAGAATGCTAATGATCTTGGGTGTGATTTTGATCCCATGTTTAGTTGTTCAGTTGAACAACCTGTTATTTCCACAAAAGAG GTTGATGGGCCATTGACATTGTGTCAAACAATTTTGAAATCTTCTTTCGGGTCTCGGGCTTTTGGATGTATTG AAAACGAAGATAAGATGACAAATTTGATTCCAGATAGATTTCAAAGCCGTTGGTTTGGTGGTTGGAAATGCAAG AATGAAGATGCAGTTACAGACAACAAAATCCCTGAACCATTTGCTTTAAATGAATCGAGTTCTCTTTCGGAATCTGCCGATATTGCCCCTGATATGAATTCAGCCATACAAAAACAGGATAATACTGTTTCTCAATCAACCATACCTCCTAAAGATATAGATACACACCACAAAACTACCAATAACAGTAATTTTCTTTCCGATACTGCCCCTGATATGCCTCTTAGTGTGTCCCCAATGGAGGACCTTTTGTGTTCTGTTGTTCCTTGCAGCTTTTCTTCCGATAATACCCCTCCCCATGTTAATCTCAATAACCCAAAAAGTGTCtcaccccaaaataccaattATACCCTTCACCAAGTTAATCCAAAAAGTGCCTCACCCGTAAATACTGATAATACCCTTCACCAAAATAATCCAAAAAGTGTCtcaccccaaaataccgataatACCCTTTGTGAGAATATTTCAAGTCCTACTATACGAAGACACGTGTCCTCACTTAAAACTTACAGCATCTTACCACATCCCCCTTATGATCCATACTCAGTGAACAAACAACCTACACAAGATGATGTCGAGaaaaagaccaaattaccctcggctactataaataaagaaaatccGGAGTTACTTCCAACCGAGGTTTTCAGAAAGGTGAAGTCCAACATCAAAAGCTGTGTAGTTCCAATGAGAAAACGTGTCCGTTTTTCAGAACCCGAAATTATTCACACTAAAAAAACACGAGTCACATTCACATGCAACAAAACACGTTTATTTcaagattttaattttttaattacgGGGTTTTCAATCAAGAAACATAAAGAAATAAAAAGTCTAATTCAAAAAAACGGTGGCATAGTTTTAGATGATATTCCATCTCCTCCATCTTCAACTTCTAGAAGacaaaaaaaaatctcaaaatatcGACTTCCTGTGATTTTGAGTCCCAAAAGGCTACTCACAACCAAGTTTTTATACGGGTGTGCAGTCAACGCGTGTATTCTCAAAGTCAAATGGCTGTTTGACTCGGTCAACGAAGGTTCAATCTTACCACATAAGAAATACATGGTTTTAAAAgaacatgtgattaattgtagCATGATAATTGGGATTCGGATGCCAAATAGAAGATTGATTTTCCAAGATATTGCGATTATGCTTCATGGGAAGCATGATTTTTGTATGAAAATGGAGAAAGTTGTGAGGCATGGAGGGGGGTTGGTGTTCAAGTCGTTTCATTGGTTGGTGAAGAGACTTGAGAGTAATAGGGTATTGATTGGGGCGATTGTTGTGGAGGGCGAAATTGGTATTTCACGTCAGTTGAAGCAATGTGCGGTGGAGCAAAAGATTCCGGTGGTGCCGTTTGATTGGATTGTGAAGAGTTTGTATGCGGGTAGGGTTGTTCCTTCACTTCAAGAATTCAAGAACCCATATAGAGTTCCTTTGGAAATGAGTGAAGAAATATAA
- the LOC111881898 gene encoding uncharacterized protein LOC111881898 isoform X1, which produces MQSLLGFHPPHFSEEAAWLPGWLQSSSIREASNQAFQCSSGQRLEDIGCLQQNINTRENENLSDNGVCKSFHLFLSGEDNSTMNFPSCSSNHEIRLHLHLSSNEESQNLSNPTPSKSQPQPLPLPDSKVTPEENTQNPIPQKGNPGFSSHEPLKGQNGKTPKSHKVDITDAVELAVAASEALIIHEVLKDEPNSQLSTPSSVLEAAIRVKKARLEELNDDFEENNDNEYEVDFLSDLDELTMAEAYEDVGLTVNSYGYESISHVKDSYGTLEAEFGSISTKQEILSKKEIVLESIEGDTHKEHDDYATLGTTENANDLGCDFDPMFSCSVEQPVISTKEQVDGPLTLCQTILKSSFGSRAFGCIENEDKMTNLIPDRFQSRWFGGWKCKNEDAVTDNKIPEPFALNESSSLSESADIAPDMNSAIQKQDNTVSQSTIPPKDIDTHHKTTNNSNFLSDTAPDMPLSVSPMEDLLCSVVPCSFSSDNTPPHVNLNNPKSVSPQNTNYTLHQVNPKSASPVNTDNTLHQNNPKSVSPQNTDNTLCENISSPTIRRHVSSLKTYSILPHPPYDPYSVNKQPTQDDVEKKTKLPSATINKENPELLPTEVFRKVKSNIKSCVVPMRKRVRFSEPEIIHTKKTRVTFTCNKTRLFQDFNFLITGFSIKKHKEIKSLIQKNGGIVLDDIPSPPSSTSRRQKKISKYRLPVILSPKRLLTTKFLYGCAVNACILKVKWLFDSVNEGSILPHKKYMVLKEHVINCSMIIGIRMPNRRLIFQDIAIMLHGKHDFCMKMEKVVRHGGGLVFKSFHWLVKRLESNRVLIGAIVVEGEIGISRQLKQCAVEQKIPVVPFDWIVKSLYAGRVVPSLQEFKNPYRVPLEMSEEI; this is translated from the exons ATGCAGAGcttactagggtttcatcctcctcACTTCTCCGAG GAAGCAGCATGGCTTCCGGGTTGGCTTCAGTCTTCTTCGATAAGGGAGGCGAGCAATCAAGCATTTCAATGTTCTTCAGGGCAAAGGCTCGAG GACATTGGATGCCTTCAGCAGAACATCAATACTAGAGAAAATGAGAATCTGTCTGATAATGGTGTGTGTAAGAGTTTCCATTTATTTTTATCTGGAGAAGACAACTCAACCATGAATTTTCCTTCATGTTCTAGCAAT CATGAAATTCGATTACATCTTCATCTATCATCAAATGAAGAATCTCAAAATTTATCAAATCCAACTCCAAGTAAATCTCAACCACAACCTCTTCCACTTCCAGATTCCAAAGTTACCCCTGAGGAGAACACCCAAAATCCAATCCCACAGAAGGGCAATCCAGGATTTTCCAGTCATGAACCTTTAAAGGGGCAAAATGggaaaacccccaaatctcataaagTTGATATCACAGATGCAGTGGAACTAGCTGTTGCAGCATCAGAAGCATTAATAATCCATGAGGTATTAAAAGATGAACCAAATTCACAGCTTTCAACCCCTTCATCTGTTCTTGAAGCTGCAATAAGGGTAAAAAAGGCACGATTGGAGGAACTTAATGATGATTTTGAGGAAAACAATGACAATGAGTATGAGGTTGACTTTCTTTCGGATTTGGATGAGTTGACCATGGCAGAAGCATATGAAGATGTGGGATTAACAGTGAATAGTTATGGTTATGAATCCATATCTCATGTTAAAGATAGTTATGGAACCCTAGAAGCTGAATTTGGTTCTATTTCCACAAAACAAGAGATATTATCAAAAAAAGAAATTGTTTTGGAATCTATTGAAGGTGATACACATAAAGAACATGATGATTATGCAACATTAGGGACTACAGAGAATGCTAATGATCTTGGGTGTGATTTTGATCCCATGTTTAGTTGTTCAGTTGAACAACCTGTTATTTCCACAAAAGAG CAGGTTGATGGGCCATTGACATTGTGTCAAACAATTTTGAAATCTTCTTTCGGGTCTCGGGCTTTTGGATGTATTG AAAACGAAGATAAGATGACAAATTTGATTCCAGATAGATTTCAAAGCCGTTGGTTTGGTGGTTGGAAATGCAAG AATGAAGATGCAGTTACAGACAACAAAATCCCTGAACCATTTGCTTTAAATGAATCGAGTTCTCTTTCGGAATCTGCCGATATTGCCCCTGATATGAATTCAGCCATACAAAAACAGGATAATACTGTTTCTCAATCAACCATACCTCCTAAAGATATAGATACACACCACAAAACTACCAATAACAGTAATTTTCTTTCCGATACTGCCCCTGATATGCCTCTTAGTGTGTCCCCAATGGAGGACCTTTTGTGTTCTGTTGTTCCTTGCAGCTTTTCTTCCGATAATACCCCTCCCCATGTTAATCTCAATAACCCAAAAAGTGTCtcaccccaaaataccaattATACCCTTCACCAAGTTAATCCAAAAAGTGCCTCACCCGTAAATACTGATAATACCCTTCACCAAAATAATCCAAAAAGTGTCtcaccccaaaataccgataatACCCTTTGTGAGAATATTTCAAGTCCTACTATACGAAGACACGTGTCCTCACTTAAAACTTACAGCATCTTACCACATCCCCCTTATGATCCATACTCAGTGAACAAACAACCTACACAAGATGATGTCGAGaaaaagaccaaattaccctcggctactataaataaagaaaatccGGAGTTACTTCCAACCGAGGTTTTCAGAAAGGTGAAGTCCAACATCAAAAGCTGTGTAGTTCCAATGAGAAAACGTGTCCGTTTTTCAGAACCCGAAATTATTCACACTAAAAAAACACGAGTCACATTCACATGCAACAAAACACGTTTATTTcaagattttaattttttaattacgGGGTTTTCAATCAAGAAACATAAAGAAATAAAAAGTCTAATTCAAAAAAACGGTGGCATAGTTTTAGATGATATTCCATCTCCTCCATCTTCAACTTCTAGAAGacaaaaaaaaatctcaaaatatcGACTTCCTGTGATTTTGAGTCCCAAAAGGCTACTCACAACCAAGTTTTTATACGGGTGTGCAGTCAACGCGTGTATTCTCAAAGTCAAATGGCTGTTTGACTCGGTCAACGAAGGTTCAATCTTACCACATAAGAAATACATGGTTTTAAAAgaacatgtgattaattgtagCATGATAATTGGGATTCGGATGCCAAATAGAAGATTGATTTTCCAAGATATTGCGATTATGCTTCATGGGAAGCATGATTTTTGTATGAAAATGGAGAAAGTTGTGAGGCATGGAGGGGGGTTGGTGTTCAAGTCGTTTCATTGGTTGGTGAAGAGACTTGAGAGTAATAGGGTATTGATTGGGGCGATTGTTGTGGAGGGCGAAATTGGTATTTCACGTCAGTTGAAGCAATGTGCGGTGGAGCAAAAGATTCCGGTGGTGCCGTTTGATTGGATTGTGAAGAGTTTGTATGCGGGTAGGGTTGTTCCTTCACTTCAAGAATTCAAGAACCCATATAGAGTTCCTTTGGAAATGAGTGAAGAAATATAA
- the LOC111881898 gene encoding uncharacterized protein LOC111881898 isoform X3 — protein MNFPSCSSNHEIRLHLHLSSNEESQNLSNPTPSKSQPQPLPLPDSKVTPEENTQNPIPQKGNPGFSSHEPLKGQNGKTPKSHKVDITDAVELAVAASEALIIHEVLKDEPNSQLSTPSSVLEAAIRVKKARLEELNDDFEENNDNEYEVDFLSDLDELTMAEAYEDVGLTVNSYGYESISHVKDSYGTLEAEFGSISTKQEILSKKEIVLESIEGDTHKEHDDYATLGTTENANDLGCDFDPMFSCSVEQPVISTKEQVDGPLTLCQTILKSSFGSRAFGCIENEDKMTNLIPDRFQSRWFGGWKCKNEDAVTDNKIPEPFALNESSSLSESADIAPDMNSAIQKQDNTVSQSTIPPKDIDTHHKTTNNSNFLSDTAPDMPLSVSPMEDLLCSVVPCSFSSDNTPPHVNLNNPKSVSPQNTNYTLHQVNPKSASPVNTDNTLHQNNPKSVSPQNTDNTLCENISSPTIRRHVSSLKTYSILPHPPYDPYSVNKQPTQDDVEKKTKLPSATINKENPELLPTEVFRKVKSNIKSCVVPMRKRVRFSEPEIIHTKKTRVTFTCNKTRLFQDFNFLITGFSIKKHKEIKSLIQKNGGIVLDDIPSPPSSTSRRQKKISKYRLPVILSPKRLLTTKFLYGCAVNACILKVKWLFDSVNEGSILPHKKYMVLKEHVINCSMIIGIRMPNRRLIFQDIAIMLHGKHDFCMKMEKVVRHGGGLVFKSFHWLVKRLESNRVLIGAIVVEGEIGISRQLKQCAVEQKIPVVPFDWIVKSLYAGRVVPSLQEFKNPYRVPLEMSEEI, from the exons ATGAATTTTCCTTCATGTTCTAGCAAT CATGAAATTCGATTACATCTTCATCTATCATCAAATGAAGAATCTCAAAATTTATCAAATCCAACTCCAAGTAAATCTCAACCACAACCTCTTCCACTTCCAGATTCCAAAGTTACCCCTGAGGAGAACACCCAAAATCCAATCCCACAGAAGGGCAATCCAGGATTTTCCAGTCATGAACCTTTAAAGGGGCAAAATGggaaaacccccaaatctcataaagTTGATATCACAGATGCAGTGGAACTAGCTGTTGCAGCATCAGAAGCATTAATAATCCATGAGGTATTAAAAGATGAACCAAATTCACAGCTTTCAACCCCTTCATCTGTTCTTGAAGCTGCAATAAGGGTAAAAAAGGCACGATTGGAGGAACTTAATGATGATTTTGAGGAAAACAATGACAATGAGTATGAGGTTGACTTTCTTTCGGATTTGGATGAGTTGACCATGGCAGAAGCATATGAAGATGTGGGATTAACAGTGAATAGTTATGGTTATGAATCCATATCTCATGTTAAAGATAGTTATGGAACCCTAGAAGCTGAATTTGGTTCTATTTCCACAAAACAAGAGATATTATCAAAAAAAGAAATTGTTTTGGAATCTATTGAAGGTGATACACATAAAGAACATGATGATTATGCAACATTAGGGACTACAGAGAATGCTAATGATCTTGGGTGTGATTTTGATCCCATGTTTAGTTGTTCAGTTGAACAACCTGTTATTTCCACAAAAGAG CAGGTTGATGGGCCATTGACATTGTGTCAAACAATTTTGAAATCTTCTTTCGGGTCTCGGGCTTTTGGATGTATTG AAAACGAAGATAAGATGACAAATTTGATTCCAGATAGATTTCAAAGCCGTTGGTTTGGTGGTTGGAAATGCAAG AATGAAGATGCAGTTACAGACAACAAAATCCCTGAACCATTTGCTTTAAATGAATCGAGTTCTCTTTCGGAATCTGCCGATATTGCCCCTGATATGAATTCAGCCATACAAAAACAGGATAATACTGTTTCTCAATCAACCATACCTCCTAAAGATATAGATACACACCACAAAACTACCAATAACAGTAATTTTCTTTCCGATACTGCCCCTGATATGCCTCTTAGTGTGTCCCCAATGGAGGACCTTTTGTGTTCTGTTGTTCCTTGCAGCTTTTCTTCCGATAATACCCCTCCCCATGTTAATCTCAATAACCCAAAAAGTGTCtcaccccaaaataccaattATACCCTTCACCAAGTTAATCCAAAAAGTGCCTCACCCGTAAATACTGATAATACCCTTCACCAAAATAATCCAAAAAGTGTCtcaccccaaaataccgataatACCCTTTGTGAGAATATTTCAAGTCCTACTATACGAAGACACGTGTCCTCACTTAAAACTTACAGCATCTTACCACATCCCCCTTATGATCCATACTCAGTGAACAAACAACCTACACAAGATGATGTCGAGaaaaagaccaaattaccctcggctactataaataaagaaaatccGGAGTTACTTCCAACCGAGGTTTTCAGAAAGGTGAAGTCCAACATCAAAAGCTGTGTAGTTCCAATGAGAAAACGTGTCCGTTTTTCAGAACCCGAAATTATTCACACTAAAAAAACACGAGTCACATTCACATGCAACAAAACACGTTTATTTcaagattttaattttttaattacgGGGTTTTCAATCAAGAAACATAAAGAAATAAAAAGTCTAATTCAAAAAAACGGTGGCATAGTTTTAGATGATATTCCATCTCCTCCATCTTCAACTTCTAGAAGacaaaaaaaaatctcaaaatatcGACTTCCTGTGATTTTGAGTCCCAAAAGGCTACTCACAACCAAGTTTTTATACGGGTGTGCAGTCAACGCGTGTATTCTCAAAGTCAAATGGCTGTTTGACTCGGTCAACGAAGGTTCAATCTTACCACATAAGAAATACATGGTTTTAAAAgaacatgtgattaattgtagCATGATAATTGGGATTCGGATGCCAAATAGAAGATTGATTTTCCAAGATATTGCGATTATGCTTCATGGGAAGCATGATTTTTGTATGAAAATGGAGAAAGTTGTGAGGCATGGAGGGGGGTTGGTGTTCAAGTCGTTTCATTGGTTGGTGAAGAGACTTGAGAGTAATAGGGTATTGATTGGGGCGATTGTTGTGGAGGGCGAAATTGGTATTTCACGTCAGTTGAAGCAATGTGCGGTGGAGCAAAAGATTCCGGTGGTGCCGTTTGATTGGATTGTGAAGAGTTTGTATGCGGGTAGGGTTGTTCCTTCACTTCAAGAATTCAAGAACCCATATAGAGTTCCTTTGGAAATGAGTGAAGAAATATAA
- the LOC111881888 gene encoding protein LNK3 isoform X2 encodes MEWYFGNEVEDLVVPKDYEQQEMISSDENWSQWGMNAFGGSSFPKKNINMTREELTFNGGKNFYTSIDMADSDNERQKSNTSSMSQGLYNNGGSLLWNDQADFQQFEEEEARINHMDDIFFSSLLEEDPTKDSTEEHENMILDNNVNMFEDNMVNSHVGNHGQSIGSSKYLKTHAFSPSTDWGNREVSTTCQMPKYTTDENLTEESVLKDLERVTSQFNDKTRICFRDAFYRLAESSKQSLNSCQDGELMLTSNDDTLRVVEPEASESKTNVIDRAVANLMFNKFDFEETDDQQHIDLCCQNQTDYDDDAEVPIQGGPDPSSTAY; translated from the exons ATGGAGTGGTATTTTGGTAACGAAGTCGAAGATCTTGTTGTTCCAAAAGACTATGAACAACAAGAGATGATATCATCTGATGAAAATTGGTCACAATGGGGAATGAACGCTTTTGGAGGTTCATCTTTTCCCAAAAAGAACATAAACATGACACGTGAAGAACTCACCTTCAATGGCGGAAAAAACTTTTACACTTCAATTGACATGGCGGATTCAGATAACGAAAGACAGAAATCCAACACTTCAAGCATGAGCCAAGGACTCTACAACAATGGTGGTTCGCTTTTGTGGAATGATCAAGCAGATTTTCAACAATTTGAAGAGGAAGAAGCCAGAATCAATCACATGGATGACATTTTCTT TAGTTCACTACTTGAAGAAGATCCGACTAAAGATTCAACCGAAGAACATGAAAACATGATTCTTGACAACAATGTTAACATGTTTGAGGACAATATGGTAAATTCACACGTTGGAAACCATGGGCAAAGCATTGGAAGCTCGAAATATCTCAAAACACATGCTTTCTCTCCATCAACCGATTGGGGTAATAGAGAAGTGTCAACTACCTGTCAAATGCCAAAG TATACAACTGATGAGAACTTAACGGAAGAATCAGTATTGAAAGATCTCGAAAGGGTGACTTCACAG TTCAATGATAAAACTCGAATTTGCTTTCGAGATGCTTTCTATCGCTTAGCAGAAAGCTCTAAACAATCACTTAACTCGTGCCAAGATGGAGAACTCATGCTGACTTCTAATGACGACACATTGAG GGTCGTAGAACCAGAAGCTTCCGAATCAAAAACAAACGTCATCGATAGAGCTGTAGCCAATCTCATGTTCAATAAATTCGATTTTGAAGAAACCGATGATCAACAACACATAGACTTATGTTGTCAAAATCAAACGGATTATGATGATGATGCGGAAGTTCCAATTCAGGGTGGGCCCGACCCATCATCAACcgcttactaa